The DNA sequence GGCACCTGTAATAAGGAATATCGCAATTTGTTCCAACATCGACATACGGATAATATTACCTTTGGTCAAACCGATTAATTGATATAGGCCCAGCTCCTTATCGCGTTGTTTTATAAACAGCTGATTCACATAGAGCAGGAATACTATAATGATAATGAAGAGAAAGGTACTTCCGATGCTCGCACCTTTTTGAATAAATACTGTTGCTTCTTTGTTGTTGATGGTATCTGTATACTTTAAAGTCACAAAGCTGAAATATAAGGCAATACTCATAATTAATGAAAATAAGTATAAGCCGTAATGTCTGATATTTTGTCTCAGGTTCTTGAATACAATATGCTTAAAGCTCATATTGAACACCGCCCAAGACACTTTGTGCTTGAATGATTTCTTTATAGAACGCCTGTTTTGTACGTTCGCCTTGATATAATTCAGAATGAATTTGTCCATCTTTCAGCATAATGACACGGTTAGAATAACTTGCTGCGGCAGGATCATGTGTCACCATTAAAATCGTTGTATTAAAACGTTCATTCATTGATTTTAAACGGCGCAATAAATCTTGCGCACTTTTAGAATCTAATGCCCCTGTCGGCTCATCCGCAAAGATAATTGCAGGTCTTGTTATAAATGCACGTGCTGCTGAAACACGCTGCTTTTGACCTCCTGAAATCTCTGAAGGATATTTATGTGCGATTTCTGTAATACCTAATGCTTCGACAACCTCATTAAAACGTACTTCCGCATCTTTTTTAGACAGCTTTTGAATCGATAGCGGCAGCATAATATTTTCTTTAACCGTTAAAGTATCAAGCAGATTGTAATCTTGGAAAATAAATCCGATTTCTTTCTTGCGTACTTCAGACAAAGCTTTATTACTTAACTTCTGAAGTTGATGTCCATTCAACTCAACTGATCCTTGTGTAATATAATCAATTGAACTTAACATATTCAATAATGTCGTTTTACCAGAACCTGATGGCCCCATAATTGAAATAAATTCACCTTTTTCAACTTTAAACGACAAACCCTTAAGCACCTCTTGCGCCACTTGTTTGTTTCCAAATACTTTAGTTAAATTGGATACTGTTAGAATTGCCATTTTGATAGCGCTCCTTTTCTTAACTTATTGTACTTTCAGTGTACGCAACTACTGCTTTTAGGTCGTTGGATTGATGTTACAAAACACAGGCTTAAAGTGACAATATTGTCACTTCAGACATACGTGACAATATTTCATTTTGTTTTGGAAAAACAAAAGTCACTGTTGTCCCTTTATTGACTGTTGAATCTACCTCTACTTGAATCTGAAGTGCATCTTTAATTTGGTCCACTAAATATAAACCGATACCTGAAGAAGTCGTTTCGTGACGATATTGCGTAGAAGTAAAACCGCGTTCAAAAATCCGCGGCAAATCATTCGTCGCAATCCCGCGTCCAGTATCTGTGATGCTTAAGCACACTTGCTCTTGTGCTTTATAAGCATTGATTGTGATTTCGGTACTTGGATGACTGTATTTCACCGCATTTGAAATCACTTGCCGCAGCATCATTTTGCACCACTTCATATCTGTAAACACTTGAAAATCCGCTTCGAAATCCATATCAAAGCCGATACCGCGCTGCCTGCAGATATTGCGCGTGAGCTGAATTTCTCCTATCACCATTCGTTTCAAGGAGACTTTATCAAAATAGAGGTCTTGCTGCTTCGAATTCAGCCGTGTTAAGTACAGCTGGTTATCCAGCATTTGATTCATACGCGACCATTCGTACAACATTTCATTGCGGCGTGTTTCATCTGTTTCTTGGTCAATTAATAACTGCAGCGCAGTCAGCGGTGTTTTAATTTCATGCACAAACTCCGTTAAGCTTTGTTCGTGTGCATTCAATTGAATGGCTTGTTCCGATACAATGTGCTTTTGACGCTGAATCATCGTATACAGATAATCCAGTACTTCACTCTCCATCGGTGTATTTGCTGCTTCTTTATGTTTTAACTCCTCAATCTCTCGCATCTCTGACAGCTGCTTATTAAATGCTGTTTCATAAAAGTAAGCAAAGATTAAGAACACCAGTGTAAATATCAGATTGCATAAAATCACATAGCCTACCGAACCAAGTGATAAATCAGGATCCA is a window from the Staphylococcus sp. IVB6181 genome containing:
- a CDS encoding ABC transporter ATP-binding protein, producing the protein MAILTVSNLTKVFGNKQVAQEVLKGLSFKVEKGEFISIMGPSGSGKTTLLNMLSSIDYITQGSVELNGHQLQKLSNKALSEVRKKEIGFIFQDYNLLDTLTVKENIMLPLSIQKLSKKDAEVRFNEVVEALGITEIAHKYPSEISGGQKQRVSAARAFITRPAIIFADEPTGALDSKSAQDLLRRLKSMNERFNTTILMVTHDPAAASYSNRVIMLKDGQIHSELYQGERTKQAFYKEIIQAQSVLGGVQYEL
- a CDS encoding HAMP domain-containing sensor histidine kinase, translating into MTSIKRIYHYLVSRLNWLALILGFQVFLVVLAYLDPDLSLGSVGYVILCNLIFTLVFLIFAYFYETAFNKQLSEMREIEELKHKEAANTPMESEVLDYLYTMIQRQKHIVSEQAIQLNAHEQSLTEFVHEIKTPLTALQLLIDQETDETRRNEMLYEWSRMNQMLDNQLYLTRLNSKQQDLYFDKVSLKRMVIGEIQLTRNICRQRGIGFDMDFEADFQVFTDMKWCKMMLRQVISNAVKYSHPSTEITINAYKAQEQVCLSITDTGRGIATNDLPRIFERGFTSTQYRHETTSSGIGLYLVDQIKDALQIQVEVDSTVNKGTTVTFVFPKQNEILSRMSEVTILSL